The Triticum aestivum cultivar Chinese Spring chromosome 3A, IWGSC CS RefSeq v2.1, whole genome shotgun sequence genome includes a region encoding these proteins:
- the LOC123063587 gene encoding PH, RCC1 and FYVE domains-containing protein 1 isoform X1, translating into MPTKVAASDVIRVSTSSAPSTSSHGSAQDDYESSGDVYVWGEVICESSARAGSDAVIKSAVRQDVLLPKPLESHLVLDVYHVDCGVKHAALVTKNGEVFTWGEESGGRLGHGSREDYARPSLVNSLAVSNVDFVACGEFHTCAVTTAGELYTWGDGTHNIGLLGHGTDISHWIPKRISGALDGLQVAYVSCGTWHTALITTSGQLFTFGDGTFGVLGHGNRESISCPREVESLSGLRTIAVACGVWHTAAVVEVIVTQSSSSLSSGKLFTWGDGDKHRLGHGDKEPRVKPTCVASLIDYDFHRIACGHGLTVGLTTSGQVWSMGNTVYGQLGNPRSDGKLPCLVEEIMGEQVVQVACGSYHVAVLTVKSEVFTWGKGANGRLGHGDIDDRKIPTLVEALRDRAVRHISCGANFTAAICQHKLMPGAEQSQCTSCRQPFGFTRKRHNCHNCGHVHCNACTSRKVLRAALAPNPGKPYRVCDSCFLKLNNAIDSSAINKRKDTVPRYSGESNSDSTKLAKAIIPSNLDMIRSLDSKAAKQGKKTDALSFLRSPQMSSLLQLRDIALSGGPDLNRPVPRPTRTPAVRSVNTSRAVSPFSRKPSPPRSTTPVPTTHGLSIAKSATDNLTKKNEMLNQEVERLRGQVDSLRHRCEAQELELQKSAKKVQEAMTLVAEESAKSKAAKEVIKALTAQLKDMAERLPPDDGNDAKQSQFPNGIESHASIYSSMDLDSVHQSRNESINALNVPSLNTGRSLHPNGISGQQRSPGVNENNEVSAHRHRVSSPHDGALSNRRAHSSSDELFASSRRAADSASMDTMSLQNGEDGYRSRGTLSLSSPEVKAEWIEQYEQGVYITLTTLLDGTRDLKRVRFSRRRFGEHQAESWWNENHDKVYERYGVRSSERVSSAASTRSAR; encoded by the exons ATGCCCACCAAAGTGGCTGCTTCAGATGTCATCAGAGTAAGCACTTCAAGTGCCCCCAGCACATCGAGCCACGGTTCCGCGCAAGATGACTATGAATCGTCAGGCGACGTGTATGTGTGGGGTGAAGTTATCTGTGAAAGCTCTGCCAGGGCTGGTTCTGATGCGGTAATCAAGTCGGCTGTGAGGCAGGATGTCCTGCTACCGAAGCCTTTGGAGTCCCATTTAGTTCTTGATGTGTATCATGTGGACTGCGGGGTCAAGCATGCTGCTTTGGTCACCAAGAATGGGGAAGTCTTCACATGGGGTGAAGAGTCTGGAGGACGGCTTGGTCATGGATCACGAGAAGATTATGCTCGCCCCAGCCTTGTCAATTCATTAGCGGTTTCCAACGTGGATTTCGTTGCTTGTGGGGAGTTCCATACCTGTGCTGTGACAACAGCTGGGGAACTGTATACCTGGGGAGATGGAACGCACAACATTGGGCTTTTGGGCCATGGTACTGACATAAGCCACTGGATTCCTAAAAGGATTTCAGGAGCACTGGACGGTCTGCAAGTTGCTTATGTTTCTTGTGGAACCTGGCATACAGCCTTGATTACAACAAGTGGCCAGTTATTTACCTTTGGTGATGGTACTTTTGGAGTTTTAGGCCATGGAAACCGAGAAAGTATTTCATGTCCGAGGGAGGTCGAGTCTTTATCGGGGCTCAGAACAATTGCTGTCGCCTGTGGTGTGTGGCACACTGCAGCTGTTGTAGAAGTTATAGTGACTCAGTCTAGTTCAAGTTTATCTTCTGGAAAGCTCTTCACATGGGGAGATGGCGACAAACATCGACTTGGTCATGGTGACAAGGAACCACGAGTTAAGCCGACATGTGTGGCTTCACTCATTGATTACGATTTTCACAGGATAGCATGCGGCCATGGCCTTACTGTGGGTCTGACAACATCTGGACAGGTTTGGAGCATGGGTAATACTGTTTATGGCCAGCTTGGAAATCCTCGCTCAGATGGTAAGCTCCCATGTTTAGTCGAAGAGATTATGGGTGAACAGGTTGTTCAAGTTGCTTGTGGTTCCTACCATGTTGCGGTTTTAACAGTTAAGAGTGAAGTTTTTACATGGGGAAAAGGAGCCAATGGAAGGTTGGGCCATGGAGATATAGACGACAGGAAAATACCTACGCTGGTTGAAGCCTTACGAGACAGAGCTGTTCGGCACATTTCCTGTGGTGCGAACTTCACAGCGGCCATATGCCAACATAAGTTGATGCCAGGAGCGGAGCAGTCGCAATGCACCTCATGTAGGCAACCATTTGGGTTTACCCGGAAGAGGCATAACTGCCATAATTGCGGACATGTCCATTGCAATGCGTGCACTTCGCGAAAGGTGTTGAGGGCAGCGTTGGCTCCCAATCCTGGAAAGCCTTACCGTGTTTGTGATTCTTGTTTTCTGAAACTGAACAATGCCATTGACTCCAGTGCAATTAATAAGAGGAAAGATACCGTGCCTCGCTACTCAGGCGAAAGCAATTCTGATAGTACTAAATTAGCTAAAGCAATTATCCCTAGTAATTTGGATATGATTAGAAGTTTGGATAGCAAGGCAGCAAAACAAGGGAAGAAAACAGACGCTCTTTCATTTCTTCGGTCTCCTCAAATGAGTTCACTTCTTCAGTTGAGGGATATTGCTTTATCTGGTGGGCCTGATCTGAACAGACCAGTTCCAAGACCAACTCGCACACCAGCAGTTCGATCGGTAAATACTTCCAGGGCTGTCTCCCCTTTCTCTCGTAAGCCTAGTCCGCCACGTTCTACCACACCAGTTCCGACAACTCATGGCCTTTCTATTGCGAAAAGTGCTACTGATAATCTTACGAAAAAGAACGAGATGTTAAATCAGGAAGTTGAAAGACTCCGCGGACAG GTCGATAGTCTGAGGCACCGGTGTGAGGCTCAAGAACTTGAGCTACAGAAGTCTGCTAAGAAAGTACAAGAGGCCATGACTCTGGTTGCAGAGGAGTCTGCGAAGTCCAAAGCTGCTAAGGAAGTCATAAAAGCCCTAACAGCACAG CTCAAGGACATGGCTGAAAGACTGCCTCCAGATGATGGCAACGATGCAAAGCAGTCACAGTTCCCAAACGGAATCGAGTCTCATGCTTCCATTTACTCTAGCATGGATTTGGATTCAGTTCACCAGTCACGGAATGAGTCTATCAATGCATTGAACGTGCCTAGCCTGAACACTGGACGATCCTTGCACCCAAATGGAATCTCAGGTCAGCAGAGATCGCCGGGTGTTAATGAAAACAATGAAGTGAGTGCTCACAGACACAGGGTTTCAAGCCCCCATGACGGCGCACTTTCGAATCGAAGAGCGCACAGCAGTAGTGATGAATTATTCGCCTCAAGCCGCAGAGCGGCTGATAGTGCTAGCATGGATACTATGTCCCTCCAAAATGGCGAGGATGGTTACAGATCTCGAGGTACGTTGTCACTGTCCAGTCCCGAAGTTAAGGCCGAATGGATTGAACAGTATGAACAAGGTGTATACATAACACTGACGACGCTTCTTGATGGGACTCGGGATCTCAAGAGGGTACGCTTCAG CCGAAGACGGTTCGGCGAGCATCAAGCGGAGAGCTGGTGGAACGAGAACCACGACAAGGTCTACGAGCGGTATGGCGTGAGGAGCTCCGAGCGGGTGTCGTCGGCCGCGTCAACCCGGTCAGCTCGGTGA
- the LOC123063587 gene encoding PH, RCC1 and FYVE domains-containing protein 1 isoform X2: protein MPTKVAASDVIRVSTSSAPSTSSHGSAQDDYESSGDVYVWGEVICESSARAGSDAVIKSAVRQDVLLPKPLESHLVLDVYHVDCGVKHAALVTKNGEVFTWGEESGGRLGHGSREDYARPSLVNSLAVSNVDFVACGEFHTCAVTTAGELYTWGDGTHNIGLLGHGTDISHWIPKRISGALDGLQVAYVSCGTWHTALITTSGQLFTFGDGTFGVLGHGNRESISCPREVESLSGLRTIAVACGVWHTAAVVEVIVTQSSSSLSSGKLFTWGDGDKHRLGHGDKEPRVKPTCVASLIDYDFHRIACGHGLTVGLTTSGQVWSMGNTVYGQLGNPRSDGKLPCLVEEIMGEQVVQVACGSYHVAVLTVKSEVFTWGKGANGRLGHGDIDDRKIPTLVEALRDRAVRHISCGANFTAAICQHKLMPGAEQSQCTSCRQPFGFTRKRHNCHNCGHVHCNACTSRKVLRAALAPNPGKPYRVCDSCFLKLNNAIDSSAINKRKDTVPRYSGESNSDSTKLAKAIIPSNLDMIRSLDSKAAKQGKKTDALSFLRSPQMSSLLQLRDIALSGGPDLNRPVPRPTRTPAVRSVNTSRAVSPFSRKPSPPRSTTPVPTTHGLSIAKSATDNLTKKNEMLNQEVERLRGQVDSLRHRCEAQELELQKSAKKVQEAMTLVAEESAKSKAAKEVIKALTAQLKDMAERLPPDDGNDAKQSQFPNGIESHASIYSSMDLDSVHQSRNESINALNVPSLNTGRSLHPNGISGQQRSPGVNENNEVSAHRHRVSSPHDGALSNRRAHSSSDELFASSRRAADSASMDTMSLQNGEDGYRSREGTLQPKTVRRASSGELVEREPRQGLRAVWREELRAGVVGRVNPVSSVT from the exons ATGCCCACCAAAGTGGCTGCTTCAGATGTCATCAGAGTAAGCACTTCAAGTGCCCCCAGCACATCGAGCCACGGTTCCGCGCAAGATGACTATGAATCGTCAGGCGACGTGTATGTGTGGGGTGAAGTTATCTGTGAAAGCTCTGCCAGGGCTGGTTCTGATGCGGTAATCAAGTCGGCTGTGAGGCAGGATGTCCTGCTACCGAAGCCTTTGGAGTCCCATTTAGTTCTTGATGTGTATCATGTGGACTGCGGGGTCAAGCATGCTGCTTTGGTCACCAAGAATGGGGAAGTCTTCACATGGGGTGAAGAGTCTGGAGGACGGCTTGGTCATGGATCACGAGAAGATTATGCTCGCCCCAGCCTTGTCAATTCATTAGCGGTTTCCAACGTGGATTTCGTTGCTTGTGGGGAGTTCCATACCTGTGCTGTGACAACAGCTGGGGAACTGTATACCTGGGGAGATGGAACGCACAACATTGGGCTTTTGGGCCATGGTACTGACATAAGCCACTGGATTCCTAAAAGGATTTCAGGAGCACTGGACGGTCTGCAAGTTGCTTATGTTTCTTGTGGAACCTGGCATACAGCCTTGATTACAACAAGTGGCCAGTTATTTACCTTTGGTGATGGTACTTTTGGAGTTTTAGGCCATGGAAACCGAGAAAGTATTTCATGTCCGAGGGAGGTCGAGTCTTTATCGGGGCTCAGAACAATTGCTGTCGCCTGTGGTGTGTGGCACACTGCAGCTGTTGTAGAAGTTATAGTGACTCAGTCTAGTTCAAGTTTATCTTCTGGAAAGCTCTTCACATGGGGAGATGGCGACAAACATCGACTTGGTCATGGTGACAAGGAACCACGAGTTAAGCCGACATGTGTGGCTTCACTCATTGATTACGATTTTCACAGGATAGCATGCGGCCATGGCCTTACTGTGGGTCTGACAACATCTGGACAGGTTTGGAGCATGGGTAATACTGTTTATGGCCAGCTTGGAAATCCTCGCTCAGATGGTAAGCTCCCATGTTTAGTCGAAGAGATTATGGGTGAACAGGTTGTTCAAGTTGCTTGTGGTTCCTACCATGTTGCGGTTTTAACAGTTAAGAGTGAAGTTTTTACATGGGGAAAAGGAGCCAATGGAAGGTTGGGCCATGGAGATATAGACGACAGGAAAATACCTACGCTGGTTGAAGCCTTACGAGACAGAGCTGTTCGGCACATTTCCTGTGGTGCGAACTTCACAGCGGCCATATGCCAACATAAGTTGATGCCAGGAGCGGAGCAGTCGCAATGCACCTCATGTAGGCAACCATTTGGGTTTACCCGGAAGAGGCATAACTGCCATAATTGCGGACATGTCCATTGCAATGCGTGCACTTCGCGAAAGGTGTTGAGGGCAGCGTTGGCTCCCAATCCTGGAAAGCCTTACCGTGTTTGTGATTCTTGTTTTCTGAAACTGAACAATGCCATTGACTCCAGTGCAATTAATAAGAGGAAAGATACCGTGCCTCGCTACTCAGGCGAAAGCAATTCTGATAGTACTAAATTAGCTAAAGCAATTATCCCTAGTAATTTGGATATGATTAGAAGTTTGGATAGCAAGGCAGCAAAACAAGGGAAGAAAACAGACGCTCTTTCATTTCTTCGGTCTCCTCAAATGAGTTCACTTCTTCAGTTGAGGGATATTGCTTTATCTGGTGGGCCTGATCTGAACAGACCAGTTCCAAGACCAACTCGCACACCAGCAGTTCGATCGGTAAATACTTCCAGGGCTGTCTCCCCTTTCTCTCGTAAGCCTAGTCCGCCACGTTCTACCACACCAGTTCCGACAACTCATGGCCTTTCTATTGCGAAAAGTGCTACTGATAATCTTACGAAAAAGAACGAGATGTTAAATCAGGAAGTTGAAAGACTCCGCGGACAG GTCGATAGTCTGAGGCACCGGTGTGAGGCTCAAGAACTTGAGCTACAGAAGTCTGCTAAGAAAGTACAAGAGGCCATGACTCTGGTTGCAGAGGAGTCTGCGAAGTCCAAAGCTGCTAAGGAAGTCATAAAAGCCCTAACAGCACAG CTCAAGGACATGGCTGAAAGACTGCCTCCAGATGATGGCAACGATGCAAAGCAGTCACAGTTCCCAAACGGAATCGAGTCTCATGCTTCCATTTACTCTAGCATGGATTTGGATTCAGTTCACCAGTCACGGAATGAGTCTATCAATGCATTGAACGTGCCTAGCCTGAACACTGGACGATCCTTGCACCCAAATGGAATCTCAGGTCAGCAGAGATCGCCGGGTGTTAATGAAAACAATGAAGTGAGTGCTCACAGACACAGGGTTTCAAGCCCCCATGACGGCGCACTTTCGAATCGAAGAGCGCACAGCAGTAGTGATGAATTATTCGCCTCAAGCCGCAGAGCGGCTGATAGTGCTAGCATGGATACTATGTCCCTCCAAAATGGCGAGGATGGTTACAGATCTCGAG AGGGTACGCTTCAG CCGAAGACGGTTCGGCGAGCATCAAGCGGAGAGCTGGTGGAACGAGAACCACGACAAGGTCTACGAGCGGTATGGCGTGAGGAGCTCCGAGCGGGTGTCGTCGGCCGCGTCAACCCGGTCAGCTCGGTGACTTGA
- the LOC123063588 gene encoding protein MITOFERRINLIKE 1, chloroplastic codes for MPPSSRPREPLSLSLPGAGGRSQDFPSLFSDLTSLLLHHSPAAAATPHGRAPVFSSSTLSIPAPAAPAQAQAQSQPQAPTPLERAAIGACAGAAAGAFTYAALLPLDAVKTRLQAGAASRGSWQVFADILRADGPLGLYRGLSAVILGSATSSAIYFGTCELAKSLLRPHLPPFLVPPLAGASGNISSSAIMVPKELITQRLQSGAATGRSWQVLLQILQADGFFGLYAGYAATLLRNLPAGVLSYSSFEYLKAFALSKSNAANLTPGESVLCGALAGAISAGLTTPLDVVKTRLMTRVGAAQGSRTVVGTMQEVIAEEGLMGLSRGIGPRVLHSACFAAIGYCAFETARLMILKSYLESCERKAAAETKTGVAAA; via the coding sequence atgCCGCCGTCGAGCCGCCCGAGGGAGccgctctccctctcgctcccggGCGCCGGCGGCCGCTCGCAGGACTTCCCCTCGCTCTTCTCCGACCTCACCTCGCTCCTCCTCCAccactcccccgccgccgccgccaccccccacGGCCGCGCCCCGGTCTTCTCCTCCTCCACGCTCTCcatccccgcccccgccgccccggcgcagGCGCAGGCGCAGTCCCAGCCGCAGGCGCCGACGCCGCTGGAGCGGGCGGCCATCGGGGCgtgcgcgggggcggcggcgggggccttCACCTACGCGGCGCTGCTGCCGCTCGACGCCGTCAAGACGCGGCTCCAGGCGGGGGCCGCCTCGCGCGGCTCCTGGCAGGTGTTCGCCGACATCCTCCGCGCCGACGGCCCCCTCGGCCTCTACCGGGGCCTCTCCGCCGTCATCCTCggctccgccacctcctccgccaTCTACTTCGGCACCTGCGAGCTCGCCAAGTCGCTGCTGCGCCCGCACCTCCCCCCGTTCCTCGTGCCCCCGCTCGCCGGCGCCAGCGGCAACATCTCCTCCTCGGCCATCATGGTGCCCAAGGAGCTCATCACGCAGCGCCTCCAGTCGGGCGCCGCCACGGGCCGCTCCTGGCAGGTGCTGCTCCAGATCCTCCAGGCCGACGGCTTCTTCGGCCTCTACGCGGGGTACGCAGCCACCCTGCTCCGGAACCTCCCCGCCGGCGTGCTCAGCTACTCCTCCTTCGAGTACCTCAAGGCCTTCGCCCTCAGCAAGAGCAACGCCGCCAACCTGACGCCGGGGGAGAGCGTGCTGTGCGGCGCGCTCGCCGGCGCGATATCCGCGGGGCTCACCACCCCGCTCGACGTCGTCAAGACCCGGCTGATGACCAGGGTGGGCGCCGCCCAGGGGAGCCGCACGGTGGTGGGCACCATGCAGGAGGTCATCGCCGAGGAAGGCCTGATGGGTCTGTCCCGGGGGATCGGACCGAGGGTCCTGCACAGCGCCTGCTTCGCTGCGATTGGCTACTGCGCCTTCGAGACGGCCAGGCTCATGATCCTCAAGTCATACCTTGAATCGTGCGAGAGGAAGGCCGCTGCCGAGACCAAGACCGGAGTTGCCGCTGCCTGA